The Geothrix oryzae DNA window ATGAAAAGCTCCTAGCAGATAGAACGCAATGTTCCAGGTTAAAGGGTTCAGGACTGCGGGTCCAGCTTGATTCCCGCGAGGGCCTTGGCCAGCGCCTGGTTCAGGGCGGACGGGGCCTGCACGGCGTCGGGCTGGCATTGGCAGGGGCCCTTGTTCCAATTCTTGCCGCAGCTGGGACAAAGCCCCTTGCAGTCGTCGGTACAGAGGGGGTGCATGGGGGCCTGGAGCTCGAACTGCTCCCGCACCAGCTCCGCCTCGTCCAGGTTGTCCTCGGGCAGGAAGACCACATCCAAGTCCTGGGAGCCCAGTGCATGGGAGCCACGGCCCACCAGATCGGCGTCCTTGCTCCCCAGGAACTGGCTTTCGACCATGAGGGGCCGGTCGAGGGGCGCCAGACAGCGGCTGCAGAACCCCTGCCACACGGCCTGGCCCTTCACTTCGAGGAAGACATCGCCGTCGGAGGCCAGGGCGAAGACGGACCAGGCCAGCTCGCGCAGGGAGACATCCCCCTCCAGCTCCAGGTGGGCCGTGGTGCCGCTCAGGCGGAGACCCTCGGGGGGCAGGTGGTAGAGGTCGATCACTTCTTGGCTCCGGCGTCCGCAGGCTCGCCCTTGGGCGCGCCATCGGTCGTGGGCCCGGCGCCGATCACCTGGCCCTGGCCGGGAGTCCGGGTGATGGGCCCGAATTCATCCTGCCGGTCGGGATCGCCCGCGGATTTCAGCTCGTAGTTGTTCCGCGTGGACTTCCCTTCGTAGGGCTGCTTGAAGGGGTCGAGGGGGCTCATGCCGAGCTTGATGAGGCTTTCCTTCACCAGCGGCGAGTTGGGCTCCACCATGGCCTCGAAGCTGCCGAAATCGGGATAGCGGGCATGCTTCAGGTGGTACTGGTCGAGGCCCTCGGCCACGGTCTTGAGATCGTCCTGGGCTTTCACATGGCGGGCCTGGGCGCTGTATTTCTGATACTGCTTGAACCCCAGCGTGCTGATGACGGCGATGATCATCAGGGCCACCAGCAGTTCCAGCAGCGAAAAGCCCCGGTGGGTGGGACGGGTCGCGCGGCAAGCGGAGGTCGGGTTCATGGGAAGATCCGGAGAAAGGGCTCGTCTGCGTCGCATCCGAGCGTTCCAGTGTGCCAGGAATGGCCGAAAAAGCAAGGATCCATCAGCATCATGCGTCCTTGGAACCCTCGGTTCCCCCGCCCTCATCCACCGCGGACGCAGGGAAGTCGGCGGGCCAGGGGAAGGCCTTGGGAAGGGCTTCCACGCCCCCCAGTTCGGCCAGCCAGTAGCGGTAGGCCCGGAAGCTCATGCCGAGGCGCTTTCCGGCCTTGGTCTTCACCCCGCCCACCTCTTCCAGGGCCCGCCGGAGGAGATAGCCCTTCAGCGCGGTGAGCCAGGGCTCGAGGTCGAAACCCTCCGGCGGAATGCTGAAGGGCGAGGGGCGATCGGAGGATTCGCTGGCGGCCAGGGAGCCCAGCCCCTCGGGCAGGAGATCCCGGGTGATGGGTCCCCCGGGATTGAGCGCCACGCAGCGCTCCATGAGGTTCTCCAGCTCTCGCACATTGCCCGGAAAGCGATAGGTGAGCAGCTCGGCCATGGTCTCGGCGTGGAGCTGCATGGGCGGCTTGCCCAGCTTCTGGCAGAAGCGCCGGATGAAGTGCTCCGCCAGCACGGGCAGGTCCTCGGGCCGGTCCCGCAGCGGGGGCATCTCGATCTGGAGGATGTTCAGGCGGTAGAACAGATCCTCCCGGAAGGCCCCGGATTCCGCGCGGGCCCGCAGGTCGCGGTTGGTGGCGGCGATGACCCGCACATCCACGGCCCGCTCCTCCGTGGCGCCGAGGCGCCGGAACCGGCGCTCCTGGAGCACCCGCAGCAGCTTCACCTGGAGGGCCAGGGGCATTTCGCCGATCTCGTCGAGGAACAGGATGCCGCCGCCCGCCTCCTCGAAGAGGCCGCGTTTCATGGCGCTGGCGCCCGTGAAGGCCCCCTTCTCGAAACCGAACAGCTCGCTCTCCAGCAGGGCTTCGGGCAGGGCCCCGCAGTTCACGGCCACGAAGGGCCCCTTGGCCCGGTCGGAGTAGCGGTGGATGAGCCGGGCCACCACCTCCTTGCCTGTGCCGCTCTCGCCCGTCAGCAGCACCGTGGTGTCGGCGCGGGAGACTTTCCCGATCAGGGCGTTGATCTTCCGCATCACCGGCCCCACGCCCACCAGCTCACCCAGGTCCGGGGGCAGCTGGGTTTCCGGCTCCGCGGCGGCCAGCAGGCCCTTCAGCGTGCCGATGAGGTCCTCGTGCTTGAAGGGCTTGGTGATGAAGTCCACCGCTCCCTGGTTCAGGGCCTGGACCGTGGTTTCCGTGGTGGCGTAGGCGGTCATGATCACCACCGGCGTCTCCACCCCCTGCTCCTTCATCCAGGTGAGCAGTTCGATGCCGGAGCCGTCCTTGAGCTTCAGATCCGACAGGACGCCGTCGAAGGAGGCCTCCTGAAGGGCCCGACGCCCCTCCTCGATGCCGGTGACCGCCTCACAGGCGAACCCGGCCCCCTCCAGGGCCAGGGTCAGCACTTCCCGGAGGCCGGGCTCGTCCTCCACCAGCAGGATCCGTTGGGTCGAGGCGAGGGACATGGCACCCTGAAGAAGTGACGCGTTAGGTCAGTTATCCTATCTTGAACCCTTTTCTGGAGTCCCGTGAAGCACATCGTCTTTGCCCACCGGAAGCTGTCCTTCGGAGGCGGGGAGCGGGTGCTTCTGGAGCAGGTGGCCGCGCTGGCGGACCTGCCGGTCCAGGTTTCGGTGATCTTCCGCAAGGAACCCGGGAAGCGCGACATCGAGCCGGAGTTGCGGGCGCGGAATCCGAAGGTGGTGGAAGTGCTCCACCTGCCCGGCCCCCTGGGCGCCTTCCGGTGGCTGCGGCGGATCCGTCCGGATCTGCTGGTGCTCTGCAACCACAAGGGCGTGCAGCGGGCTCTGCCCTGGCTGGCCCGGACCGGCCTCCGCCTGCCCACCGTGGTCACCCTGCACGAACACTATGAGCGCCACTTGCGGAAGTACCGGGGCATTCGCGGTTTCGTGGACCGCTGGCTCTGCACCTACGACTTCACCGC harbors:
- a CDS encoding sigma-54-dependent transcriptional regulator, translated to MSLASTQRILLVEDEPGLREVLTLALEGAGFACEAVTGIEEGRRALQEASFDGVLSDLKLKDGSGIELLTWMKEQGVETPVVIMTAYATTETTVQALNQGAVDFITKPFKHEDLIGTLKGLLAAAEPETQLPPDLGELVGVGPVMRKINALIGKVSRADTTVLLTGESGTGKEVVARLIHRYSDRAKGPFVAVNCGALPEALLESELFGFEKGAFTGASAMKRGLFEEAGGGILFLDEIGEMPLALQVKLLRVLQERRFRRLGATEERAVDVRVIAATNRDLRARAESGAFREDLFYRLNILQIEMPPLRDRPEDLPVLAEHFIRRFCQKLGKPPMQLHAETMAELLTYRFPGNVRELENLMERCVALNPGGPITRDLLPEGLGSLAASESSDRPSPFSIPPEGFDLEPWLTALKGYLLRRALEEVGGVKTKAGKRLGMSFRAYRYWLAELGGVEALPKAFPWPADFPASAVDEGGGTEGSKDA
- a CDS encoding YceD family protein codes for the protein MIDLYHLPPEGLRLSGTTAHLELEGDVSLRELAWSVFALASDGDVFLEVKGQAVWQGFCSRCLAPLDRPLMVESQFLGSKDADLVGRGSHALGSQDLDVVFLPEDNLDEAELVREQFELQAPMHPLCTDDCKGLCPSCGKNWNKGPCQCQPDAVQAPSALNQALAKALAGIKLDPQS
- a CDS encoding type II secretion system protein GspG translates to MNPTSACRATRPTHRGFSLLELLVALMIIAVISTLGFKQYQKYSAQARHVKAQDDLKTVAEGLDQYHLKHARYPDFGSFEAMVEPNSPLVKESLIKLGMSPLDPFKQPYEGKSTRNNYELKSAGDPDRQDEFGPITRTPGQGQVIGAGPTTDGAPKGEPADAGAKK